Sequence from the bacterium genome:
CTCGAGGCCGGCCTCGTACGACCAGATCTCCTCGCGCGCCAGGCCCGGATTGCCGACGTAGTGCAGCGCGGGGGCGCCGAAGTAGCGCACGACCGCCGGGTCGTGGAAGCCGCGCGAGACGATCGCCCGCAGGAGCAGGTCCTTGGAGGCCAGATAGGCCGCTCCGAGGCTCGGGCTCGCGAAGCCCCCGGCGAAGTTCGAGTGGTCGTACCGCAGGCCGGGGGTGACGGTGAGGCGCCCGGCCGCGATCGCGTCGTTGCCGTACAGCCCGTACTCGCGGATGTCGATCTCGAGGGCCTCGCCGAGGTCCTGCTCGAAGTCCCGCCGGACGCCGTCGGCGCCGACGACGAACGCGTGGCTGCCCGCGCGCCAGGAGAGGCTGCCGTCGAGCCCGTAGCGCTCGTCGAGGGTCGGGCCGGCGCGCAGCAGCGCGTCGTCGATCCGGGACTTCAGGTAGAAGTTGTCGTCCTGCCGCAGGGCCCAGGCGGAGAGGCTCAGTTCGGGACCGCCCGCGAACGACGTGCGGAGGGCGGCCTTCCCGTGGACCGTCCGCAGGTCGAAGCCGTCGTAGACCGGCGGGCCGAACGGGATCCGGGCGTTCACGCTGTCGCTGTCGTGGTAGTACAGCGACAAATCGAGCAGCGCCCCTCCGATGGCGTCCGTGCTCGCCTTCGCGAAGAGATCGCCGTGGCGGAACTCGCCGCCGTCCACGACGCCCTCCGAGCTCAGCGCGCCGCCGAAGAGGTACAGCCCGACGCGGCCGCTCCCGCCGCTCAGTTCCCCCCGCATGTCGCTCGTCGTCGCCTCCCCGTAGGAGGCATACGCGGTGCCGCGGAAGCCGTGCCCGGGCTCGGCGGACTTGGTGATGATGTTGATGACCCCGCCGAACGACGAACCCCAGGCCGAGGACGCCGGTCCCTTGACGATCTCGATCTTCTTGATCATCTGCACCGGCAGCCGCGAGAGAGGAAGGGAGCTGTTGACGGTGTCGAGCGGGACGCCGTCGAGCATGACCCGCACCCTGCTCGACCCCGAACCCTGGATCGATGGCGCCCCCCCCGCGCCGGGGCCCTTGAAGTCCGCCAGCTCGACCCCGGTCACGTTGTAGAGCGCCTCCGCAACGGTGTGGGCGTTCATCAACTCGATGTCGGATGCGGTCACGACCGTCACGTTCTCCGCGATGCTCGCGACGGACTTCAGGCTTCGCGTCGCGGAGAAGACCTCCAGTTCGTCCTCGCTGAAGTAGAGCGAGAGGAAGCCGCTCTCCTCGGCGGTGGCCGCGCGCGCGATGTCCGGGAGACAAAACAGTACCAGAACCAGCGAAACAGCGGTCAACCTGTGCAATACCACGGCGCATCCCCTCTCGTTCGCCCCATCGTTACCAGGCTCGTCCCGAGGGGAGCCGATACCGACATCAAGCTCATTATAATCAAATCATGAAGTCCAACCTGGTCGATAGGGTATGGCGGCAATGCGTCGCGCAGCCAGGGGATGAGCGAGGTCCTGCCTGACGAGCGCGCCGAGCGCGGCGTCGAAGAACGGACGCCGGCACGCCAGTGCGGCGGCGTCGTCGTCCGCCTGGCAGGACTCCCAGCGGCAGCCGCCGAAGCACAGCGGCAGGTAGGGGCAGGCCAGGCAGGTTTCGTTCCGCCAGCGGTCGCGGCCGTACGCCGCGCCGGGCGCGTCGCGGACGCCCGCGGCGACGTCGCCGACGCAAAAGCGCCTGTCACCGGCAAAGCAGGGGCACTTGTAGAGCGAGCCGTCGCAGTCCACCACCAGTTCGTGGGCGAGGTCCACCATGCAGACTCCGGGCCTGACCGCGTCGACCCGGTAGCCGCGCCGCAGGGCTTCCCCGCGCAGAAAGGCCGCGGCGGCGATGACCCACGGTTCGTTGGCGGAGCGGCAGCCGCCCTCGAAGCCTGGGGCGCGCCGCTCCCGGCTGATGGGGCTGAAGCTCACCGAGCCGATCCGCTCCGGCCCGAGCCCGACCGCGAGCAGGTCGTCCAGCAGGCCAGGACACGCCTCGTAGCCGTCGCGGCCGTAATTGGCGTTGATCCGCACGGTGAGCAGGTCCCACGCCTCCTGGAGATTTCCGAGGATGCGCCGGAAGCTGCCACCGCCCGCGCGCAGCGGTCGCTGC
This genomic interval carries:
- the gptM gene encoding geopeptide radical SAM maturase, with protein sequence MRSACALTFPSDTEGKVILFSTKTAAAVLVPARLVEDIERGALEPDEERQLADLGLLVPDRETEHREMLAFVSELEAAADTLHLIVIAAHSCNLGCTYCYQGSAKGTGVISPAVSAQVIDFATAAAFDRGLNLKVTFYGGEPLLALEPIVSLAGALREAAAAHGCDFTFSLITNGTLLTRKTAARLRPLGLLAAQVTLDGPAHIHDAQRPLRAGGGSFRRILGNLQEAWDLLTVRINANYGRDGYEACPGLLDDLLAVGLGPERIGSVSFSPISRERRAPGFEGGCRSANEPWVIAAAAFLRGEALRRGYRVDAVRPGVCMVDLAHELVVDCDGSLYKCPCFAGDRRFCVGDVAAGVRDAPGAAYGRDRWRNETCLACPYLPLCFGGCRWESCQADDDAAALACRRPFFDAALGALVRQDLAHPLAARRIAAIPYRPGWTS
- a CDS encoding TonB-dependent receptor, whose product is MVLHRLTAVSLVLVLFCLPDIARAATAEESGFLSLYFSEDELEVFSATRSLKSVASIAENVTVVTASDIELMNAHTVAEALYNVTGVELADFKGPGAGGAPSIQGSGSSRVRVMLDGVPLDTVNSSLPLSRLPVQMIKKIEIVKGPASSAWGSSFGGVINIITKSAEPGHGFRGTAYASYGEATTSDMRGELSGGSGRVGLYLFGGALSSEGVVDGGEFRHGDLFAKASTDAIGGALLDLSLYYHDSDSVNARIPFGPPVYDGFDLRTVHGKAALRTSFAGGPELSLSAWALRQDDNFYLKSRIDDALLRAGPTLDERYGLDGSLSWRAGSHAFVVGADGVRRDFEQDLGEALEIDIREYGLYGNDAIAAGRLTVTPGLRYDHSNFAGGFASPSLGAAYLASKDLLLRAIVSRGFHDPAVVRYFGAPALHYVGNPGLAREEIWSYEAGLEANVAGRMRTKLTIFYHDVDAILIERLVSATPVEGPIFTSENGGRANTLGGELELLSNRFAGVVLQGGFHVQHTKLHDIVDSQLAPVSTVWGVNASLDYDAGRGFRAIAKAHYQRWDMTDVWMSDDDGLVVDANLIQRVLSRGGLTLEAFFTAHNILDAASYPDIVHPNPGRWLEGGLRCSF